The Synechocystis sp. PCC 6714 genome includes the window TGGAAAGCAACAATCCCCGCACAAAATCCCGTACAGTGATTTGGCCGTTACGCAGTTGGGACTCAAGGATTTTTTCCCTGTCCCACTTGAACGCATGGAAAAAGATTTGACGATAGGCCGCCTCGATCAGGTTATCCATGTCGGTGCTGGAGAGGATGTTTTCGGTGGTGAAAACAACAGGCTTCTCTTCAGAGCCAACTTCATAACCTTCAACCCTCACATTCTGACTTTTGGGGGCGTAGTTCAATAGGGGAAGAGCCAAGTGTAAACCTCCGTGATCTTAAGAAGAGCTTGATAATGAGTTAGTTTAAATAATAAGGGCGAAGGGTCCTGATCGTTGGCAAATATTACAATTTATTACAATTGTTAGCCTTTGGCCGTTGTAGCTCATTTCCCAGGAATTAGCCTTGATGCACTAATCTCTCCCTCCTGGGAAAGGTAGCACTACCAACCGCAGAATTGTTCGTAGGTCGGGGAAGGGGTTGTCGGCACTGAGCTATCTTCCTTAACCCGCATTTCCGTGCAATAGGTGGCGGTGTTGAAACCTCCGAACCTTTGCACAGTGCTGGTTCTTAGGCGCATATCCGGGTTGGCAAACCAAAACCGTTCAATGGTAGTCATGGTTTCATAGTCTGTCACTAGTACTAGGGCGTCTTCTTCGTCGATGTGATAGCGACCGGCGATGGGCACAATTTCCGCATAACCCCGTTCCCTCAACAACAGACCCTGTTGGGGATTGTCTTCTTCGGGGATGAGGGCAAAAACCGTTGTGCCTTCGTGGTTTTCATCTTCTTTATCCCAGGCCATGGCGCTTTCCCAGCGGACAAAGGCTCCGCCTACGGTCTTAGTGGGGTCACAGTTGTGCAGCTGGCAGATCTCGATGATCTTTGGGTCATCAGCGGCTAGGGCTTCAACAAAAATTTCTGAAGTGCCCGTTTCGGCCCGACGGAAGGCCAGGTGGTGGGTGGTCCGTTGCGATCGCCAATTGCCGGAACTATTGCGAAAAAACTCCATGGCATCCACGATGATTAACTCCTGAAAATTAAATAGGGATCAAAAAAACAATAATTAGGCTGGTGGAAAGTTTGTCGCCAAGTATTAGCCTGGGGAACTTTCACTAAGAGACTGTTTACGAAGTTTTAGTTTGCCCCCTACATCTCCCAATGCCGGAGGATTGTTATTTAGCTTCCCCAAAACTTTGGGGAACCAGGGGGACTTTATAAATGCTCTCTAAAGATTATCCAGCTTTTCTTGAGTCCGGTCACGGCCGGGGATATTGCCCTGGGTTTGATAAAGTTTTTCGGCTTCTCCAAAGGACTTTTTTGCCAGGTCAGTTTTCCCATCAACGAGGTAGGCTTCCCCCAGCAGATAGTGAAAATCGGCGTTAGTGGGTTGCAGACGGGTTAGATCCCGAAAAACCCAAACTGCTTCGGCAGGGTTATCCAGCTCCAAATACATCCGGCCAGTGCCTATTTTAGCGGCGATCGCCGTGGGTTCATTGCGGAGGGCTTGTTTATAGGCATCCAGGGCCCCGGCAAAATTCCCTTCCTGTTCCAGCAGTTCTGCCCAGGTAAGGTATAGGGAAAAACTACGCCAATCAGGATTGAGCCTGGGTTCTAACACTCTGCGGGCCGCCACCAGATCCCCCTGGGCCAGATAGGCTTTACCCAGTTGCAAGTTCAGTTCGGAACGGTTAGGAAATAATCTGAGAGCCTGATTATTGAAGGTGATTAACTGTTCATACTCATTGCTCTGGAGGAGGGCCGCCCCCATCATCACCGCCGCTTCTTCATTATCCGATTGCAAACGATGAATTTCGTTATACAGTTGACGCACTCGGTTGTAGTCTCCCTGCTGGAGCATGATGACCCCCAGGGCAAGGCGATATTTAACTGACTGCGGGGAATTGGGACCTAAACTGATGGCAGTGGCATAGGCGCTGGCGGCTTCGTTTAACAATCCCTGGCGCGCGTAACTAAATCCTAAACCATCGTAATATTCAGGATTATTGGGATTTACCCGCAAAGCCTGCTGAAAACTTTGGCTTGCCTCGGCAAATTGTCCCTGGCGAGCGTAGAGATAACCCATGCTGCCAAACAGTTCTGCGTTTTCCCCGTCTAACATGGCCGCCTGTTGGTAAATGGCGATCGCCTGGGGAAAATTACCGTTATCCACATAGGCCTTGCCTTGGCGCAGTAGCTCATTGAACTGCCTTCTATCATCGGCCGCTGAGCGTTGAGCCAGCAGGGGGTTAACGTTGGGATGGCGGTTGAACTCAGTGGGGATGGAAGATTGAGCCAACACAGTGGCACTGAATAACAGGGGAATTAAACTGCCTCCCATCAATAT containing:
- a CDS encoding tetratricopeptide repeat protein; this encodes MNLRYLWSGRQILMGGSLIPLLFSATVLAQSSIPTEFNRHPNVNPLLAQRSAADDRRQFNELLRQGKAYVDNGNFPQAIAIYQQAAMLDGENAELFGSMGYLYARQGQFAEASQSFQQALRVNPNNPEYYDGLGFSYARQGLLNEAASAYATAISLGPNSPQSVKYRLALGVIMLQQGDYNRVRQLYNEIHRLQSDNEEAAVMMGAALLQSNEYEQLITFNNQALRLFPNRSELNLQLGKAYLAQGDLVAARRVLEPRLNPDWRSFSLYLTWAELLEQEGNFAGALDAYKQALRNEPTAIAAKIGTGRMYLELDNPAEAVWVFRDLTRLQPTNADFHYLLGEAYLVDGKTDLAKKSFGEAEKLYQTQGNIPGRDRTQEKLDNL
- a CDS encoding phycobiliprotein lyase; this encodes MDAMEFFRNSSGNWRSQRTTHHLAFRRAETGTSEIFVEALAADDPKIIEICQLHNCDPTKTVGGAFVRWESAMAWDKEDENHEGTTVFALIPEEDNPQQGLLLRERGYAEIVPIAGRYHIDEEDALVLVTDYETMTTIERFWFANPDMRLRTSTVQRFGGFNTATYCTEMRVKEDSSVPTTPSPTYEQFCGW